The following proteins are encoded in a genomic region of Paenibacillus sp. FSL R7-0273:
- a CDS encoding PadR family transcriptional regulator: MPDNKDYGALTEGVYYILLSLLTPMHGYGIMQNVKLLSNERVELGAGTLYGALSTLVERGWIELLQGEQDSRKKEYRITEAGRTAVRTEMARLDELLANGKKLMGGEPE; encoded by the coding sequence TTGCCGGACAATAAGGATTACGGGGCTTTAACAGAAGGTGTGTATTACATTCTTTTATCCTTGCTCACCCCTATGCACGGCTACGGTATTATGCAGAACGTGAAGCTGCTGAGCAATGAGCGGGTCGAGCTGGGAGCCGGCACCTTATACGGTGCGCTGAGCACACTGGTCGAGCGGGGCTGGATCGAGCTGCTGCAGGGGGAGCAGGATTCACGCAAGAAGGAGTACCGGATCACGGAGGCCGGCCGGACAGCTGTCCGGACTGAAATGGCAAGACTTGACGAGCTGCTGGCAAACGGCAAAAAGCTTATGGGAGGCGAACCGGAATGA
- the yhbH gene encoding sporulation protein YhbH, translated as MIYISWEVVILPQSPEPYAFVVSKEDWSLHRKGHQDQERHQQKVREAIKDNLPDLVTEENIIMSDGKQIVKVPIRSLDEYRIIYNFRKQKHVGQGDGDSQVGDVLGRDSQSAQPGKGEKAGDQPGQDTIEAEVNLEDLEDILFQDLELPHLAPKDKEEIEVKSIVFNDIRKKGMMSNIDKKRTLLENLRRNASSGRPGIHSISPDDLRYKTWDDITIPHSNAVIIAMMDTSGSMGTFEKYCARSFFFWMTRFLRRQYEKVDIVFLAHHTEAKEVSEHDFFTRGESGGTICSSAYQKAIEIIDSRYPPAKYNIYPFHFSDGDNLTSDNERCVKLIGELLKRSNMFGYGEVNQYNRSSTLMSAYRHLKQEQFMHYVIKDKKEVYQALKTFFGKRSPVK; from the coding sequence CTGATTTATATTTCATGGGAGGTGGTCATCCTGCCGCAATCACCGGAGCCGTATGCGTTTGTTGTCTCGAAAGAAGACTGGTCCCTTCACCGTAAAGGCCATCAGGATCAGGAACGTCACCAGCAGAAGGTCAGGGAAGCCATTAAGGATAATCTGCCTGACCTGGTTACCGAAGAGAACATTATCATGTCCGACGGCAAGCAGATTGTAAAAGTACCGATCCGCAGTCTGGATGAATACCGGATTATCTATAACTTCCGTAAGCAAAAGCATGTCGGCCAGGGGGACGGAGACAGCCAGGTGGGCGATGTGCTCGGCCGTGACTCCCAGTCTGCCCAGCCGGGCAAAGGGGAAAAGGCCGGTGATCAGCCGGGTCAGGACACCATTGAAGCGGAGGTTAATCTGGAGGATCTGGAGGACATTCTGTTCCAGGACCTGGAGCTGCCTCATCTGGCCCCCAAGGATAAGGAAGAGATTGAGGTCAAGTCGATTGTCTTCAACGATATCCGCAAAAAGGGCATGATGTCGAATATCGACAAGAAGCGTACCCTGCTGGAGAACCTGCGTCGTAACGCCAGCAGCGGCCGGCCGGGTATCCACAGCATCAGCCCGGATGACCTTCGCTACAAAACCTGGGATGATATTACGATCCCCCACTCCAACGCCGTTATTATTGCAATGATGGATACGTCGGGCTCCATGGGTACCTTTGAGAAATACTGCGCCCGCAGCTTCTTCTTCTGGATGACCCGCTTCCTCCGCCGCCAGTATGAGAAGGTCGATATCGTCTTTCTGGCCCATCATACGGAGGCCAAGGAAGTCAGCGAGCATGATTTCTTCACCCGGGGCGAGAGCGGCGGCACCATTTGTTCATCAGCCTACCAAAAGGCGATTGAGATCATCGACAGCCGTTACCCGCCGGCCAAATATAACATCTACCCGTTCCACTTCTCAGACGGGGATAACCTGACCTCTGATAATGAGCGTTGCGTCAAGCTGATCGGCGAGCTGCTGAAGCGCAGCAACATGTTCGGCTACGGTGAGGTGAACCAGTATAACCGCAGCAGCACGCTGATGTCCGCCTACCGGCATCTCAAGCAGGAGCAGTTCATGCACTATGTCATCAAGGACAAAAAGGAAGTATATCAGGCACTTAAGACCTTTTTCGGCAAAAGAAGCCCGGTTAAGTAA
- a CDS encoding DUF11 domain-containing protein, translating to MTPGPNLQPVVTNQSMVLFSSAAGIDGITFSNTVNTQVVGPVLSLSKSADKTSVSLGETLVYTITATNSGNLPALVTILDALPQGVSFIANSVLRDGVPLPGASPAAGIPLDAVAPQSQVTVAFQVIVVSLPPSLELRNAATGQYSFSTTGGRRVAGEVSSNTVTVSLLAYQLSILLTASTPTSFVGDVITYTLLLRNEGTRPLGSISAIIPVPEGSVFIPGSVVAGGVYSPEADPADGIPLGTLDIGAAAEISFRVRVTAVPPEAALVTRATLSYIANEDAEQVESNTVTVTIVQAGINVSLKVDRHSATPGDNLRYEFTVRNSGNLAVEAVLTDVIPPGTLFIWDSIQVNGVPRPGVRPGDGIPLGTVRPEAAVHVAFLVAVPAATDVRELPAIRNQGNTAYTYTLPDGRSVRQNARSNLVITLLYAPIISIQMSGEPPVVEHGGIAEFRVHVTNSGNYPADVTVIRIVPQGTVIDPDIVTVSAVTVPGTPYSGTVPLGILEPGQTVHLAYMVKINIDYMGNTLQGNSTALYVYTIEDRRYSGEARSNSYRLIIEEISE from the coding sequence ATGACCCCCGGCCCGAATCTGCAGCCTGTCGTGACGAATCAATCCATGGTGCTGTTCAGCTCAGCGGCGGGTATTGACGGAATCACTTTTTCCAACACCGTCAACACCCAGGTTGTAGGTCCTGTTCTCTCCCTGTCCAAAAGCGCAGACAAAACCAGTGTTTCCCTCGGGGAAACACTGGTTTATACCATCACAGCAACCAACAGCGGAAATCTCCCGGCACTGGTTACAATCCTTGACGCGCTTCCCCAGGGTGTCTCTTTTATTGCCAACAGCGTTCTGAGGGACGGTGTGCCCCTGCCCGGAGCATCGCCTGCAGCCGGAATTCCGCTTGATGCTGTTGCACCACAGAGTCAGGTCACAGTAGCGTTCCAGGTTATCGTCGTTTCGCTGCCGCCGTCACTTGAGCTGCGGAATGCCGCAACCGGACAATATTCATTCTCTACAACAGGCGGAAGAAGGGTTGCGGGGGAAGTCAGTTCCAATACAGTAACCGTATCCCTGCTGGCTTACCAGCTCTCCATCCTGCTTACTGCAAGCACCCCGACCTCCTTTGTCGGGGATGTTATAACTTATACGCTGCTGCTGAGGAACGAGGGAACCAGGCCGCTTGGCAGCATCTCTGCAATCATCCCTGTGCCGGAGGGCTCCGTCTTTATTCCCGGAAGTGTAGTTGCAGGCGGAGTCTACTCTCCTGAGGCAGATCCCGCGGACGGAATCCCGCTGGGGACACTGGACATAGGTGCCGCTGCAGAAATTTCCTTCCGGGTACGGGTCACTGCGGTTCCGCCTGAGGCTGCACTTGTTACCCGCGCAACACTCTCCTACATTGCTAATGAGGATGCCGAGCAGGTGGAGAGCAACACAGTAACCGTTACAATTGTGCAGGCAGGCATCAATGTCAGCTTGAAGGTAGACCGGCATAGCGCAACTCCGGGCGACAATCTCCGCTATGAATTTACGGTCCGGAACAGCGGCAATCTGGCAGTGGAAGCTGTGCTTACTGACGTGATCCCCCCTGGCACACTGTTTATCTGGGACAGCATCCAGGTGAACGGAGTGCCCCGTCCGGGTGTGAGGCCGGGAGATGGCATCCCGCTCGGCACGGTAAGACCGGAAGCTGCCGTTCATGTAGCATTCCTTGTAGCTGTACCTGCTGCTACCGACGTCCGGGAGCTGCCAGCCATCCGGAATCAGGGAAATACCGCGTATACCTACACTCTTCCGGACGGGCGGAGCGTCAGGCAGAATGCCCGGTCCAATCTGGTCATCACACTGCTCTATGCTCCAATCATTTCGATTCAAATGAGCGGAGAGCCGCCGGTTGTCGAGCATGGAGGCATTGCCGAATTCAGAGTCCATGTTACGAACAGCGGCAATTACCCTGCAGATGTAACCGTAATCCGAATCGTTCCGCAAGGCACCGTCATCGACCCGGATATTGTAACGGTCAGCGCAGTTACAGTGCCCGGCACACCTTACAGCGGCACAGTGCCGCTAGGGATTCTCGAGCCCGGACAGACGGTTCATCTGGCCTACATGGTCAAAATCAATATCGATTATATGGGCAATACCCTTCAGGGCAATTCAACGGCACTGTATGTGTATACCATTGAAGACCGCCGTTATTCAGGCGAAGCCAGATCCAACAGCTACCGTCTCATTATTGAAGAGATCAGCGAGTAA